TTAGTCCAAGCTTAGTCTAGGAAACTTGCTTTCTTGAAAAATTGATTCCCTGCACTTAGTCTAGGCTTAGTCTAGGCTTAGTCCAAGCTTAGTCTAGGCATAGTCTGAAGGAAATGTATTTTGGCATACAATTTTGTTATTTAAAATCCACTAATTACATAAACTTAGTGGTGATTATGTAATTAGTTTGTAAGGGAAAAAATAACTTTAATTTCTCCCTGACTTAAAGCCTTCACCACTTAGAAATTCTTCATTTATCAACAACAGAATTTTATCTGTGTCCTTGCCCTTGTTGGCATAGCTGGCAGGGTTACTGGGGTCTTTCTTGTTCTCCATACCGAATTTCGCGTTATGGCTAATCACTTCATCCTTATGGGCCTCAATCCAATCGCGTATCACCAAGCCATTACAGCCCGATAAATCCCTGAGTGCTTGGTTAGTCACTGCCAAGCGATCGCTGTCTCCAGTCGCCACAGTATCGTTATATAAACAGATAGCCTGATAAGACCTACGAATTTTTTCTACAGCTGCTAAGGTTGCTTTGCTCCCCCACACCTCAGCATCAGTCTTGGCTTGCCAGTCAATCTCTTCCTTGATGGGTGCAACCTTGGCAGGGATAGACTTGGCGGCGGGGGCGATACCTTGCCCAAGAGTTACCTTGTTCACCACCTCAATAACTTTTTTCTCTAGCCAAGAATCTAACTCGGTGACATTTAGAGTAACTGTTTGGGGTTGCTGTGTTGTGGTTTCCATAGCTGCTTTCTCCTGTTGTAATTGTTTGTTGGCTATATCTAATTGGTTATTAATGTCTTCTAACTGGTTATTAGTTTGGCGTAACTCTTTAATCTCTGTTTCTAATTGGGCTAATTTTTGCTGTGCTGACTGTAATTGCTTTGCAGTATCCAACCGATTTTTAAATGACTCAAGCAAATAGGTAATAGCTGATTGCTGATTGGGTAGATTTAACTCCTCTTGCAAGTGGCGAATAGCTTCTAAATCTCTTGAACTAACCCGAACATTTGAAAGTTTTTCTTTTGATGGAGCATCTGGGAACCCTACAGGCTTTGTAAGGTAGTAATCGGCATACCCCAAAGTGGTTACAAGATTTTGTAAATCTCGGTCAGTGGGAGCATCCTTAACAAAGTGACCGGCTAACCTAGCGGCGTGTAGCATTTTAGAACCCGTTGAACCCTGGCAATCTCTTTCTGTAGCCAGTGCTAAATATGCGGCTCGTAATGCTTTGCAGTTGTCTTGTTCTTCCCCGTGTCGAAAATTTAGAATTGGGGTTTTATCTCCCTTATCCCCGAAATAA
This genomic window from Nostoc sp. C052 contains:
- a CDS encoding protelomerase family protein, whose amino-acid sequence is MSKAVQEQVEQLFEAVKDLQSLEEIKPHCENFNEWINTNTTYSIKSLGTVLSRAGFYKKFKSIPLEQGKNADSEPKHDAQGNVTGNELKHYVLLLCGLDKSHWEERNKSTRVSDRLENGQEISPDEYLEVTGKLLESQDLHEVAVGLIAATGRRPHEILARAKFAAVEGQSYQVMFTGQGKKRGDKPVFPIATLYPASYVIERLNWLRKEPTTKALLAEVANENSTDLSAQNRAIDSRRNGSLNRVVRGYFGDKGDKTPILNFRHGEEQDNCKALRAAYLALATERDCQGSTGSKMLHAARLAGHFVKDAPTDRDLQNLVTTLGYADYYLTKPVGFPDAPSKEKLSNVRVSSRDLEAIRHLQEELNLPNQQSAITYLLESFKNRLDTAKQLQSAQQKLAQLETEIKELRQTNNQLEDINNQLDIANKQLQQEKAAMETTTQQPQTVTLNVTELDSWLEKKVIEVVNKVTLGQGIAPAAKSIPAKVAPIKEEIDWQAKTDAEVWGSKATLAAVEKIRRSYQAICLYNDTVATGDSDRLAVTNQALRDLSGCNGLVIRDWIEAHKDEVISHNAKFGMENKKDPSNPASYANKGKDTDKILLLINEEFLSGEGFKSGRN